In Nymphalis io chromosome 13, ilAglIoxx1.1, whole genome shotgun sequence, the genomic stretch gttacgTGCAActcaaaatgtattaaaataattcaaaatttgtattttattgttttatatctttCGTCTCCTAGCTTTGTGGATGTTGACACGATCAcgacacaaataaataaacttagtaGAAAAGAATTAATTCAATTGATAACTTGTTGTGtaacgtttaatttatatttatcgttaaTACTACCTAGGTTCGATATGtcttctataaatttgtaatgtaaatttaaattatttatgtgcaCCGCGAATTCTAAATAGATCTTATTAATACTTTCACTGGAATCAACGTTCGTAATAGGAGAGAGTTGCTTAAAACCTGATTCACGTAACATTGAAAAACTCATAACTGCTTCATTTAAttcatgatataaaataaacaatttaaaaacatagaCAACACAAGAAATGGGTACCAACCTAAATTATTACTATTCCTATATATCAGATAATCCACGATTTAATTAGatgaattatgtattttaaattgaatcttaCTTTCAGATGAATCCACAAAAAGAAATTCCTGTATTGGACGATGATGGGTTTTTTCTCGGGGAAAGTAATGCTATCTTGCAATATATTTGCGATAAATTTAAGCCTACTTCAGAACTGTACCCACAGGATCCTAAATTACGGTAAATCAATCggcaactaataaataaaatcagtagGTACTAATGCGTGTATTAGAAATACGCTTTTTTTAGAAgaaacttttttcatttatattaaattaaaatgttttatttttgtgtacgtAAAAAGTTTGTCTTTAGTGTGTCCGATCAATGACGTTAAGAtgagtaaaatgtttttgtcgGTGATATGTAAACGTATTTATGAAATCACTTTTAGCTTTAGCTTTTAACATAATTCTGTAAAGTATGTGACGTACGTAATTTCGATATACACGTATCCttaaatctatatacatatatatatatatatatattatcaatataatataatctattaaatatatatatatatatatatatatatatatatatatatatatatatatatatataaattatatatgtaaagtaaTTCTAATGTTATggtattatttttgttgtattttttattcggcttcattttatattgaattctttaaaataatttgcagtTTAATGCTTTTTGGATCTTCTTTGTAATCCTTTTAAGCGCAActtcgattaaaataatatttttttagagtttTGGCAATGTGTTCTTCTTTCTTAGAAGTTCTAACAAAAATACtgctaaaaactaaataaacctaacctaacatagaaattaactttgaaattaaaacatgtttattatttgttttcgaGAGATGGTAAACGTTCTAGAAATCTAGACCATACGTAGAGTCGTAAATATTTGCATACTTATGATTTGCATACAAAGGTACTCGAAGTCTGGACATTCGGACCGATACAATGACTTTTAAATGGGACTTTAATGAAAACGCCGTCcgtaatgtatgtattatgtaggGCATATTATCTTATCAGTTGGCACCGatatattgtagtttgcttttaCAGAAACCGTAGTATTAAATGTAACAAAGATAAAATCATGTATCGAAAGGTTTGGATCACCTTCTTCATCTTTTTTAACAAGATTCTGATGAAAACCAATACTTTACGAATAGTTTGgcgagtatttatatattacaattatataaaaaaaaacttctaattATTTCTCGAAGTAAATCAGTGTATAACTAACTAGGCAGccgctatatataaaaatctatgaaATTTTCATTATAAGCTTTTGCGCGAGTCTATATATCAGCAATTAAGTTATcgtttactattattatttatagttataattccAGATTTCAGATAATTTCCTTACTGATAACgtgtgtatgtataataatatattttaaatttgaataggaATGAAACACAAGATTACAAAAAAGCAGTTACACTGTCACGTCTTAACTCTTAACTGCTCAATCAATCATcctgaaattttgtatacacgttttCAGGGAATACAAAAAAGGGCCGATGAGTACCTAACACCTTCGCCCCTTACACACGCGGGCGGAGACTacttaatcattaaataaatattttatcaataaaataaacgcaATGTAAACAGGACAATGAGACTGCAATCATATAACAACAGGATAAAATTGATTTGTACACATTTTTTCAGAGCGATCGTGAATCATCGGCTTTGTTTCAACCTTTCAACATATTACGCCAATATATCTGCATATACCGTAAGGCTTATTttcaaaaacaactttttttatgCTAACTATAAATTTGCaactacatttttaatttttatgctaACTATAAAGTGGTTTTTATAAATCTCTGCCTACGCAAAGGTTGTCCATTAGGTTGcacatatcatatttaatttaaaaatatttttttattttagatggcACCGATTTTCTTTGACTATGAACGCACTGACCTTGGACTTAAGAAGGTCATAATGGCACTTGAAGTATTTGAAACTTACTTGTTGAATTTGGGAACGAGCCACGTGGCATGTAATCATCTTACGATTGCAGATTTTCCTCTTTTTAATTCCACCATGACCTTGGAAGCTATCGAATTCGACTTCAGTAAATACACAAAAGTAAATTCATACACTTTATTtgattatactaataatattataatatttcttaacaaGATAATCTCATAAATGATTTGTTTTAGATTTACAATtggtacaataattttaaaaaaaattatccggAACTGTGGAAAATTTCGGAAGATGCGATAAAGGAAATCCAGTATTTTGCGGCTAATCCTCCAGATTTAACGAATCTTAACCACCCTATTCATCCGAtccgtaaaataaattaaataaatagtaaaccaATACTTaatgtctatttatttaaacgtgtTTACAAATTTACTTAAGAAACGCATTTTTTCAAATATCCTAAGCAGGCGTTGGAGCAGCAATCTTTGTGGTTCATGCactgaaagaaaaaataaataaaaaaaatcagattaAAGTTATGcgagttaaaataataatgtacaaacTAAGATTACTTACATTACTATACAATAGTGGTAAGTATTAGATCAAATATCCATAGGAGTGTGATCTAAATGTTAATATAGTTTGAGCCTAAGACTTAACAAGTCACAGAAATTGAGTTTGAAGTCTAGTTATTGAAAGTTGCTTctgataaaaatagttttgatacAAATTTACACCGGGCGCCAAATTTGATTTTATGAATTACCttcatatttaatgtatatgtcTGAAGTTTATAGTGCCCGTAGCCCGTTTTAGTATACATAGAGGTTTGAGTCTGTCGGTCCTTggaattgttttaaaagtaatatttaaaaataattatgtattcataGAATTAATAAATCTAACCGTAACGACAATTATCGatcattaaaaatagtaattattttcaaccaaaacattttaaaatgcatacatatatttttacatacatgtAGCACCATATAGTAACAATGTCTTCTATATCTATCTAACTAAcgcaagaaataatatattaaaaccaaTAAAAGAAACAACTTACAAATTCCCCTATCGCTTTGCATTTTCTGTTAAGTGGGATTTCTGGGGCAAGCACTTCTTGGTCGAGAGTGAGTTTATTGCCGTCAATTAAATCTTGAGATGCTGGCACTTCCTTAGTGAAGACACTGTCGATGTTTCTACCTCTTATTATGTATCCGCATGATAACTCGGTGAcgcatacaaaataaacaagtaaTAAAGCAAAACTTGCACGAGACATTGTGGTTAGCAATTTGCGTGTGACACTGACAAACGGCTGCCGACTGATGCAGGGTGAGGTGGCGACTGCCATTATATGTGCTTGATGTGCTTCACATATACTGTTACACACCCGCATAAATACATTACAGTGCAGATAACGTGTTGGGCCCCGTTAACAATATTGATCACACAGGATGCTATTTTTTGAAACCagttatttaatgtttgttgTGATTGAACTTACAAGTGTATCGGAATCTTTAGGTAACTGTAAATACACTGAAGTACAAGAAGCTAACATTTTGCCCATTAAATTAAACTGTTccgatattttttaaagaaaaaagtgatgctcgtttttttttattttatagcaaaatgCCTGTGAGTCGGTTTTTGtgtgtatgtttatattttggaCCTCTTGAAGTGATTTCGTACATACTTTTgtcatatatgaatattttgacTTATATTCGACCTGATcaagattaatttttataagttaacATAAACCCTATTTTACAATGTACGGCCTGAAGTTACACTCTCAGAGACGTTAGGGCATGTAGAAAAGTAAAAATTAGGATAATTAACtgaaaatttaagtaattataacagCTCAATATGCATTATTAGCATCTCTAGAATAAATTACTGCTCACTGTTATTCTACAAAACTATATCCGCACAATTTTACTTCTGACCATTCGTGACTTATTTCTGACCGACCAACTTACTCAGTAGGTCATAAGATCCTgcgtattatattttagtatagctTATAGCTGTATTAAAGGGGCCCTGACAATACCTACAGGACTTTACTAAATAACGTATAAAATTCAGCATAgagcaataaaatatacatgtacctGTACGTTCctacttatgttatttaaaaaataaataccaatacGAATAAACCACCTTTTTAATAAATCGttacaattgtataaaaaatgtagcGATTAATTTCATccaactgtttatttttaattgacaatagaaaaatattgatattgtaaaatTGCATCCTACTTGCATCAAAAGTTGTTATAGCTACTTTTTACATAAAAGATCAACCTTTAGATCAGTTTAAAATGTAGGTAACGTAATTGGAAATCAATTAACATTGcctacataaattatatactaagtGTTTTCCTTCTTTACTATTCCTCTAATAACACGAGTTAAAGTTCAACAATCTATTTTCATATGTAAATCATGTTAACCGTCACAAGCCACAAACCATGTGGGTTTCAAGGGAGCCTCAATGTCAAATAGTCAATTtgatatttagtttaattaacaatggagagccgagatggtctagtggttagaacgctgtgaattttaaccgatgatcgtgggttcaatccgggcaagcaccactgaactatcatgttaaagaaaacatcgcgaggaaacctgaatgtgtctaatttcacttaaattctgccacatgtttatttcaccaacctgcattagagcagcgcgatgaaaaagctccaaactttctcttcaaaaaaggagaggagccttagcccagcagtgggacattcataaggcataattaacaataactacttataaatgcttattattagAATTGCAACGAATATTCGGTTAATATTTGGTATTTGGCATATTCAGCCAATTTTCATATATTCGGTATTTGTACCGGATACtcaaaaacaaaagtaaaaaataacaaaaacatggGAAATTAAACACTTAACTTTTACTTACTGAAAATACCTTGTGATTTCTGAAGCataattgaataattgaaagcataatttttttctttatgtgACTAACAGATTAATGGAAAGACATACATACCTATCACGAATAACTGTGatgatatttgttaaaaaaagatcAATTACTAtagaaattaagattatttccctttttaagtaaataaatgactgtataatatatttgaaaataattttttaaacataatgttTGGCGATCTATTTAACGCTGCAATGTCCTTaatgttcttattttttttcgaGTTGATTGTACAGGCCCAAACGGCCCTGACGGCGTCACCGGACGGGGGCGAATCTTAAAATACTCAAGCCGGACCCTTAAGATGTGTGCAGAAATTTTATCGATACGTTTATTAACAAATCTGAGGTATATAGAATTGTTACTGATCTCAGCAAGAGTTCTCGAGTTATTTTAGCGGAACGAATACTAATACTTAttactaagtatataaaaaaaaggaactaAGACTAATATCTAATGCAAATTAAGTGTATGTTGTCCATTGCTTTGTTAGACATGATTGATTTTATCTATTCAGAaagttttattcattcattcttgTCAAATTCCGATGCaaattttatgtaacaaaatatttttgttaaaagaacattaaaaaaaagaaaatattaagatatacatgtatgaatttatttaaattgaacaaATACAATTACAGTGGATCACTAAAATCCGAATGGATTGCTCCACTGATTTACCGAtggattattttgatttttgttctTTTGTGGCGATAAAATCGACAATCCTTTGTTAATTGTTTGACCAGTGATTTTATTAATCGGTACATTGTCCAATGGGTTTTTCAAGAGTTTAGGAAGATTAAGAATCTGACCCAGTACATTTTTACAAAGTGCGCCAGTCACTCTGTCAGCCATATTACCCCACAGTCCCATTTGACAgaatctgaaattaaaaaatatagtatatttctcTGAATAGTTTAATTAGAAGTGCCTCGAAAATGTTGggttttgtaataagaaatggaagattatttcgaaatcctagaacaaaaattattttatttaatagcttagtCAGGAGTATACTAGAATGCGGAAGCGTTGTTTGGAGGCCACATTATGCAACACACTGCCTGAGACTTGAGAGGATACAGAAACGTTTTCTTTATCATCTTACTTTCTCGTTAGGTAAAGGGAAAATACTTccttcttacaaaaaaagattggaatttttcaaaattctttcactaagTGATCGGAGGGATTTGttggatttaaaatttctttataaaacacttaacaacaactatgataactcgtttttgatatcaaaaattaaattgaatgttcccATTAGATATCCACGTAAACCAATAACACCATTAGTAAGACCTTTCCGCAAAACTGTTTTAGGAAGCAATTCACCTGTATCTCGCTTATGTAGGATTTTGAATGAGCACAGTGCTGTTTTAGACCCTTTTGGAGACTCATCAAAcaagtttcacaaaaaaatattgtcaaaattgtcagctaactaatttattttgtttatatttgtattttattattttactattattgttaattcttgtcatttttaaccttgatttactaacaattaattatttgtaagtttgtcatctccaactttatctttgcaagtggtattcaccttaataggtaatgcatttagttttaagttgtattaaaattgtatacctttgaacgtgttgatgtatttaccactggtgaatcttaaataaataaataaataaataaataaataaataaataaatcctctCTGACTATGAAACAAATTACACTATATGCTGTAtactattctttattatttataacttaatttaatgatgatgtatttttactatttacgaatttgtaagtatgttttttaTACGCACCTGAAATTTTTGTCTAATGTTATTTTGTCGGTAATCTTAAGATATTGCTCATTTTCTGCAGTAAATGGCAAGAATCCGAATATATTTGACACATTTTTCTCATTTTTGTTTTCTGCTGGCATTTTATGAGCAAATTTAGCGATCAGATCAACGAATGAGTCTCGGACTTTAGCGTCCATTGAAGAAATTTGCCTTCCTACAGATTTCCCTTCCTCGTCCAGCGGTTCGAAAAGATAAGCCAGTTCATCACCGTGAGCCGGACCCTTCACCTTCTTCTCCATGCCCTCTGTAGGATTATCTGCTCcttctgttttaaatttaatttattcttaaatatatgttacaaattaaataggaCTTAATGTTGGTCTATTATGTATCTGGTCATTATGGTCTagaataatttcttatataacgtagaCGTATATATCGGTTTTTCGtatgtttctatttaaaaaatatatacattttttaaattgttcgaGCTGTACCTACATTTCCGCTTACcgcttataatttaatgtaattttctttttccATAGGTTGTCTGGTAGAGATCGCCTTCTAAGCAATAAGACCGCATTTTATACACatcaattatttcatatttgtttacaaCTGTATATTTCTTTAACACCTTTAGAGTACATTGCagcatattatattctattcgtTAACCAAAAAAAATTTCCCACGGCAACCACGATAAAAAATTATGCTAACATAAGTATATTGTGTGAGGGACGTCAATTATACAACAACCTAACTAGTAGTATTAAAGATTGTAGTAATATCAATAcatgtaaaaacaaattaaagcaTTATACATAGCTGAAAATGTACATTAAAAGACTGCAgctgataatattaaacaaatttgttttttttttaacctgaAATACTATCGCTCTAcaggtaaaataaatagtaattatccTTGGTACAAAGGATCCTTGGAGAAGgattggaacttattccatcgCTCCACGTTGTACGGTTGCACCGCCAAGCAAGAGTAGTGTCTATTATATACCTTGGCTCTTCACACATtatacacgaaaaaaataacagGAAATAAAATGTCTGCTTAGTATGACACATGtcttaaatatcattataaactaTATCAGTGActcgatttaaatataaagcattGCTATCTTACATAAAGTACGTaatctactttttttttcgtttatgcCTATGGTATTTTTGTCCTcaacattgtttatttgttttttttttaacttacggGTAATAGCGAGGCCAGGTAGGAAGTGCGAGCCCTTGCTGAGATTCCCGACGTGCTCAAAACTGTAGAGGAAAGCCGGAGCACCCGCACTCCACTCT encodes the following:
- the LOC126772729 gene encoding glutathione S-transferase 1-1 — translated: MVLKLYGVSDGPPSLSVRQALKRLNVPFELINVDFGKGEHMTPEYAQMNPQKEIPVLDDDGFFLGESNAILQYICDKFKPTSELYPQDPKLRAIVNHRLCFNLSTYYANISAYTMAPIFFDYERTDLGLKKVIMALEVFETYLLNLGTSHVACNHLTIADFPLFNSTMTLEAIEFDFSKYTKIYNWYNNFKKNYPELWKISEDAIKEIQYFAANPPDLTNLNHPIHPIRKIN